In one Bacillus sp. Marseille-P3661 genomic region, the following are encoded:
- a CDS encoding class I adenylate-forming enzyme family protein, whose translation MNLSTIFDFAVDRYPNKVAIVQHEKAYTYLQFEAEVLKVAASLQKIGIKKQDRVIILLKNRVENVVIYWALQKLGAIYTPINFRLSTKEVEYCVNDSEAVAVVYEEASKSSVLNAKFNVKPTLIGIEDVEGVDISYDELVTRSPGSFERPKINENDIAIMLYTSGTTGKPKGVPRTHRNEYGAAMAHVVQNQYTLGESTLGTMPLYHTMGMRSLLSMVILNGKFAILPDFDSEEALKILSTEKISCVYLIPTLYHDILTHRNFHNYDLSALKKIGYAGAPMTTDLVNKCMQLLKPEVFVNHYGSTEVYTFSICPHVPDKPGSAGKAGLHQQIKVVTAAADGSSTPNDVVGKGEVGEIIVNLESIEAFKGYWNRPDATEKAIRDGWYFTGDLGEIDDEGDLFVVGRVDDMIISGGENIHPVEVEDVLTLYDKVHDAAVIGEQDDRWGQIVVAYIVPTDSSLTIQMLDEYCKNNPKLSNFKRPRKYVFVNEIPKSPVGKMLRRKLRDGEFELYEEKVLK comes from the coding sequence ATGAATCTAAGTACTATATTTGATTTTGCTGTAGATCGATATCCTAATAAAGTTGCAATCGTTCAACATGAAAAAGCCTATACGTACTTGCAATTTGAGGCTGAAGTACTAAAGGTTGCTGCATCATTGCAAAAGATTGGAATTAAGAAACAAGATAGAGTAATTATACTTCTAAAAAACAGAGTTGAGAATGTTGTAATCTATTGGGCTCTTCAAAAATTGGGTGCAATTTATACTCCTATCAATTTCCGCTTATCTACAAAAGAAGTTGAATACTGTGTAAATGACTCGGAGGCAGTTGCTGTAGTATATGAAGAAGCTAGTAAAAGTTCAGTGTTAAACGCGAAGTTCAACGTTAAACCAACTTTAATTGGAATTGAAGACGTTGAAGGTGTCGATATTTCCTACGACGAGCTTGTTACAAGAAGTCCTGGTTCGTTTGAAAGACCAAAAATAAACGAAAATGATATTGCTATAATGTTATATACTTCAGGTACTACTGGGAAACCAAAAGGAGTACCAAGAACACATCGGAATGAATATGGTGCAGCTATGGCCCATGTGGTACAAAACCAATATACATTAGGTGAAAGTACACTTGGTACTATGCCGCTTTACCATACAATGGGAATGCGTTCGCTGTTATCGATGGTCATTTTAAATGGTAAGTTTGCTATATTACCAGATTTCGATTCAGAGGAAGCTTTAAAGATATTAAGCACTGAAAAAATTAGTTGTGTATATTTAATTCCGACTTTATATCACGACATTTTAACTCATCGCAATTTTCACAACTATGATTTATCTGCCTTAAAAAAGATTGGATATGCTGGTGCTCCGATGACTACAGATTTAGTCAACAAATGCATGCAGTTACTCAAGCCAGAGGTCTTTGTTAACCATTACGGTTCAACAGAAGTATATACTTTCTCTATCTGTCCTCATGTTCCAGATAAACCTGGTAGTGCAGGTAAAGCTGGTTTGCATCAGCAGATTAAAGTTGTTACAGCTGCTGCAGATGGCAGTTCAACACCAAACGATGTAGTGGGCAAAGGCGAAGTAGGTGAAATCATCGTAAACCTAGAATCTATTGAGGCTTTCAAAGGATATTGGAATCGTCCAGATGCAACAGAAAAAGCAATTAGAGACGGTTGGTATTTTACAGGGGATCTTGGTGAAATCGATGATGAAGGTGATTTATTCGTTGTCGGCCGCGTAGACGACATGATTATTTCTGGCGGTGAAAATATCCATCCGGTCGAGGTCGAAGATGTGCTTACACTTTATGATAAAGTTCATGATGCAGCTGTTATTGGTGAACAAGATGATCGTTGGGGCCAAATCGTTGTTGCTTATATAGTGCCAACTGATTCAAGTTTAACAATCCAAATGTTAGATGAGTATTGCAAGAACAACCCTAAGCTTTCTAACTTTAAAAGACCAAGAAAATATGTTTTTGTGAACGAAATTCCAAAGAGTCCAGTAGGTAAGATGCTTCGTCGGAAATTAAGGGATGGCGAATTTGAGCTTTATGAAGAAAAGGTTTTGAAATAA
- a CDS encoding SRPBCC family protein: protein MDGKGSLKLEAGIEQAWEVLLNPDALKACIMGCETLELVEENKYAANLSVGIAAVKGDYTSTIEITDVQKPTHYRLIVKGEGGPGTVQATADIDLTQEDENTTVLTYTYDAEVGGKVAMVGQRMLGGVAKLIIKDFFKKFGKELKKREALKN, encoded by the coding sequence ATGGATGGAAAAGGAAGTTTAAAACTTGAGGCTGGAATTGAACAAGCGTGGGAAGTATTATTAAATCCCGATGCATTGAAGGCTTGTATTATGGGTTGTGAAACATTAGAGCTAGTTGAAGAAAATAAATATGCAGCAAATCTTTCAGTGGGAATTGCAGCAGTTAAAGGTGACTATACATCGACTATAGAAATAACTGATGTACAAAAACCAACTCACTATCGACTTATTGTTAAAGGTGAGGGCGGTCCAGGTACTGTACAAGCTACGGCTGATATTGATTTAACTCAAGAAGATGAAAACACAACTGTTTTAACTTATACGTACGACGCAGAAGTTGGCGGGAAAGTTGCAATGGTTGGTCAACGTATGCTTGGTGGTGTAGCAAAGTTAATTATCAAAGACTTTTTCAAGAAATTTGGTAAAGAGCTAAAAAAAAGAGAAGCACTTAAAAATTAA
- a CDS encoding PaaI family thioesterase, with translation MDNIHERVLALAEGPIWRMFGVHVNKGNDGVCELEFEVKKEFTQSYGSLHGGIIGTALDMAMGAAVTTTLDSNHYSNTIDLNVKYLRPMFGKRLIVKASIIKGGRRITVTGADAYNEEGKQIATANANFMILEK, from the coding sequence ATGGATAATATTCATGAAAGAGTACTAGCACTTGCCGAAGGGCCAATATGGAGAATGTTTGGGGTACATGTAAATAAAGGAAATGATGGCGTTTGTGAATTAGAATTTGAAGTAAAAAAAGAATTCACCCAATCATATGGCTCCTTGCATGGAGGTATTATTGGAACAGCGCTGGATATGGCAATGGGTGCTGCGGTTACGACTACATTAGATTCCAATCATTATAGCAATACAATTGATTTAAACGTAAAGTACCTTCGCCCGATGTTTGGGAAACGTTTAATTGTGAAAGCTTCAATCATAAAAGGTGGTAGGAGAATTACTGTTACCGGTGCAGATGCTTATAATGAAGAGGGAAAACAAATCGCAACTGCGAACGCAAACTTTATGATCCTTGAGAAGTAA
- a CDS encoding hydroxymethylglutaryl-CoA lyase — MKLPNKVEIVEVGPRDGLQNEKKFINTENKVKLINLLSETGIERMEATSFVHPKHVPQMADASEVIQNIEMKKQIQYMALIPNEKGYLRAVDNGISALSLVVGASNTFNEKNVRMSRQQSMEVLKDVILQAKQNNIFIRYNISTAFWCPFEGETEKDIVHEMVQSVDALGVEELTICDTIGKANPKQVYDLFQEIVKLPLKAKITAHFHDTYGMAQANVIAALEAGVTSFDAAVGGLGGCPFAPGAAGNLATEDLVFMLHEMGIETGINLEKLLECVAFVKPLTDRNLTGHLYKALNG; from the coding sequence ATGAAATTACCTAATAAAGTTGAGATCGTGGAAGTGGGTCCTCGTGATGGATTACAGAATGAAAAGAAGTTTATTAATACAGAAAATAAGGTTAAGCTGATTAATCTATTAAGCGAAACTGGAATTGAACGGATGGAGGCTACTTCATTTGTTCACCCGAAACATGTGCCACAGATGGCAGATGCGAGCGAGGTTATTCAAAATATAGAAATGAAAAAACAAATTCAATACATGGCTCTGATTCCAAATGAAAAAGGATACCTTCGTGCGGTTGATAATGGAATAAGTGCTTTATCATTAGTAGTTGGTGCAAGTAATACATTTAATGAAAAAAATGTTCGGATGTCGCGTCAGCAATCAATGGAAGTATTAAAAGATGTTATTTTACAAGCGAAACAAAATAATATATTTATTCGCTATAATATATCAACAGCATTTTGGTGTCCTTTTGAGGGGGAAACAGAAAAGGACATTGTTCACGAAATGGTTCAAAGTGTAGATGCATTGGGAGTAGAGGAGCTGACTATTTGCGATACCATTGGCAAAGCAAATCCTAAACAAGTCTATGATTTATTTCAAGAAATTGTAAAGCTCCCACTAAAAGCGAAGATTACTGCCCATTTTCATGATACATATGGTATGGCACAAGCTAATGTCATTGCAGCTCTTGAAGCAGGTGTAACCAGTTTTGATGCAGCTGTCGGTGGATTAGGAGGGTGCCCATTTGCTCCTGGCGCGGCTGGTAATCTTGCTACTGAAGACTTGGTATTTATGCTACATGAAATGGGAATTGAAACCGGTATTAATTTAGAGAAACTGCTTGAATGTGTTGCATTTGTAAAGCCGTTAACAGATCGTAATTTAACAGGCCATCTATATAAAGCTTTAAATGGCTAG
- a CDS encoding CaiB/BaiF CoA transferase family protein: protein MVKPLEGVKVLELGVLIAGPFASRLMADFGAEVIKVETPKKGDPIRNWRMVHNGTSLWWYVQSRNKKSITLDLKSTEGQNVIKKLIEEVDIVIENFRPGTLEKWGIGYEDLKKINPKLIMVRISGYGQDGPYKDKPGFGSIGEAMGGIRYLTGYPDRPPTRVGISLGDSVSSLYAVIGALMALRHRDVNKGEGQIVDVALYESIFSLMESMVPEYDKFHHIRERTGSILPGIAPSNIYLSKDGKYVVIGANGDSIYKRLMILMDRKDLAEDECFQTNEGRAKHMEYIDGEIGKWTKQYELQDVLQLLDQSGIPAGPIYNIEDMMKDPHFLARKMFEDVQVEGLGNLKVPGIIPKLSETPGSIDWAGPKLGEHNEEVIKKLAGLSDEQFNKLKELGVI from the coding sequence ATGGTTAAACCATTAGAAGGTGTAAAGGTATTAGAGTTAGGAGTTCTGATCGCAGGCCCTTTTGCTTCGCGCTTAATGGCTGATTTTGGGGCAGAGGTTATTAAAGTTGAAACGCCAAAAAAAGGTGACCCGATACGAAATTGGAGGATGGTGCACAATGGCACATCATTATGGTGGTATGTTCAATCACGAAATAAAAAATCGATAACGTTAGATCTAAAGTCAACAGAAGGACAAAATGTGATTAAAAAGCTAATTGAAGAGGTTGATATCGTTATCGAAAATTTTCGTCCTGGTACACTAGAAAAGTGGGGAATCGGCTATGAAGATTTAAAGAAAATTAATCCAAAATTAATAATGGTACGAATTTCAGGTTATGGACAAGACGGACCATATAAGGATAAACCAGGCTTTGGAAGTATTGGCGAAGCCATGGGAGGAATTCGTTATTTAACAGGTTATCCAGATCGTCCGCCAACAAGGGTTGGTATTAGTTTGGGTGATTCTGTTTCTTCACTTTATGCAGTGATAGGAGCACTAATGGCCTTAAGGCATCGTGATGTCAATAAAGGGGAAGGCCAAATCGTTGATGTTGCACTTTATGAATCTATCTTTAGCTTAATGGAAAGTATGGTTCCAGAATATGATAAGTTTCACCACATTCGTGAACGGACTGGTAGCATTTTACCAGGAATAGCGCCTTCTAATATTTATTTATCTAAGGATGGCAAATATGTAGTGATTGGAGCAAATGGTGATAGTATTTATAAACGGTTAATGATATTAATGGACCGCAAAGATTTGGCTGAAGACGAATGTTTTCAAACTAATGAAGGTCGAGCCAAACATATGGAATATATAGATGGAGAAATTGGTAAATGGACGAAACAATATGAGCTACAAGACGTCCTACAGCTTTTAGATCAATCTGGAATCCCAGCAGGGCCTATTTATAATATCGAGGATATGATGAAGGATCCGCATTTTCTTGCACGAAAAATGTTTGAAGATGTACAAGTAGAAGGGTTGGGTAATCTTAAAGTACCTGGAATTATTCCGAAACTAAGTGAAACACCGGGCTCAATTGATTGGGCAGGTCCGAAACTAGGTGAACATAACGAAGAAGTTATTAAGAAATTGGCAGGTTTAAGTGATGAACAGTTTAATAAGTTAAAAGAGTTGGGTGTGATCTAG
- the nfsA gene encoding oxygen-insensitive NADPH nitroreductase, which translates to MKFNNELNETISLLQSHTSIRKYKNEKITDETLKELLYTAQHAATSHFVQAYSVIHVTDQDKKEKIAKLSKNEPQILSAPVLLLFCADMKRLEYACKKQGTTIDHDTAENFIVACVDTALFAQNFVVAAEASGYGICYIGGVRNAPEEISNVVELPDKTFPLFGMTVGVPDDNQWVKPRLPVEAILHENTYDANKYETLIDEYDQELATYYRNRLSNNKDMNWSKGMSDFLSKPRRPHMKDFIATKGFHFK; encoded by the coding sequence ATGAAGTTTAATAACGAATTAAACGAAACCATAAGCTTATTGCAAAGTCATACATCGATTCGTAAGTATAAGAATGAGAAAATAACAGATGAAACGCTAAAAGAATTGTTATATACAGCCCAACATGCTGCTACTTCCCACTTTGTTCAAGCTTATTCTGTTATTCATGTAACCGACCAAGACAAGAAAGAGAAAATTGCAAAGCTTTCAAAAAACGAGCCGCAAATTTTATCAGCACCTGTTTTACTACTTTTCTGTGCGGATATGAAACGCTTGGAATACGCCTGTAAAAAGCAAGGCACCACCATTGACCATGATACAGCTGAAAATTTTATTGTTGCCTGTGTTGACACCGCATTATTTGCGCAAAATTTTGTTGTCGCTGCTGAAGCATCGGGATATGGTATTTGCTATATTGGCGGCGTACGTAATGCTCCTGAAGAAATTAGTAATGTCGTTGAGTTGCCAGATAAAACTTTTCCATTGTTTGGCATGACTGTAGGAGTACCAGATGATAATCAATGGGTTAAGCCGCGTTTGCCAGTTGAAGCGATTCTTCATGAAAATACCTATGATGCAAATAAATACGAAACACTTATAGATGAATACGATCAAGAACTAGCAACTTATTATAGAAATCGTTTATCAAATAATAAAGACATGAATTGGTCTAAGGGTATGAGTGATTTTTTATCCAAACCTCGAAGACCTCATATGAAGGATTTTATTGCCACCAAGGGATTTCATTTTAAGTAA
- a CDS encoding LLM class flavin-dependent oxidoreductase produces the protein MKLSILDQALVVSGNSHKQALQEALCLAQWGEKLGYTRYWLAEHHDIAGYSCPAPEVMLGYIGAHTETIRLGSGAVLLPHYKPFKIAETFNLLATLFPNRIDVGIGRAPGGSAEVTMALSDNFLENVRKMPESIKELLYFLNHNYPADHMISKIKASPLPDIPPQLWLLGTSEKSAKMAAENGTAYAFGQFMSTKNGKDIIKNYVENFKGNSSLNQPKTILAVSAICAETEDKAEQLARNTYLWYIQSSKGEITQGIPTLEAALQYSYTPAEQEMIDKMRNNMIIGDPIRVRDKLLELQKIYEVDELMIITITHSFEDRKRSYELIAKECLF, from the coding sequence ATGAAATTAAGTATACTAGACCAAGCCCTAGTTGTATCCGGGAATTCCCATAAACAAGCACTGCAAGAGGCACTGTGCTTAGCACAGTGGGGAGAAAAATTGGGATATACAAGATATTGGCTCGCAGAACATCATGATATAGCTGGATATTCTTGTCCAGCACCGGAAGTGATGCTAGGGTATATTGGTGCACATACAGAAACTATTAGATTAGGCTCTGGTGCGGTTTTACTTCCACATTATAAGCCTTTTAAAATTGCTGAAACATTTAATTTACTAGCTACATTATTCCCCAATCGAATTGATGTTGGTATTGGTAGAGCACCGGGCGGATCTGCTGAAGTTACGATGGCACTTTCGGATAACTTTTTAGAAAATGTTCGCAAGATGCCGGAATCCATAAAAGAGTTACTGTATTTTCTAAATCATAATTACCCAGCTGATCATATGATTTCCAAGATTAAAGCGTCCCCACTTCCTGACATTCCTCCTCAACTATGGCTGCTCGGGACAAGTGAAAAAAGTGCTAAAATGGCTGCAGAAAATGGAACAGCTTATGCATTCGGTCAATTTATGAGCACCAAAAACGGCAAGGATATTATTAAGAATTATGTTGAAAACTTTAAAGGGAATAGCTCTTTAAATCAGCCGAAAACTATTTTAGCAGTTTCTGCAATTTGTGCTGAAACAGAAGATAAGGCAGAACAATTAGCTCGAAACACTTATTTGTGGTACATACAATCTTCTAAAGGAGAAATTACACAAGGCATACCTACGCTCGAGGCTGCACTGCAGTATTCATATACTCCTGCTGAACAGGAAATGATCGATAAAATGAGAAATAATATGATAATCGGAGATCCTATAAGAGTTAGGGACAAATTACTTGAGTTGCAAAAAATCTATGAGGTTGACGAACTTATGATTATCACGATTACACATAGTTTCGAGGATCGGAAACGCTCATATGAGCTAATTGCAAAAGAATGTTTATTTTAA
- a CDS encoding potassium/proton antiporter — protein MPSFNVDYFILLFSLFLLLGVLTTKFSSRLGVPALVLFIILGMVMGSDVLGIIYLDNPNIAQLIGVVALIIILFEGGLQTKWSTVKKVVYPSLSLATVGVLITTSIVATAARLVLDVGWLESFLVGAIVGSTDAAAVFAVLSGQNVKDKLSATLEAESGTNDPMAVFLTLSIIQLLTNEQANVFLLIGSFFWQMTAGVVIGYFLGKIATISINKIALDSSGLYPVFALSFAILTYSLTALMNASGLLAVYVAALIIGNNDLTYRHSILRFNEGFAWMMQILMFVILGLQVFPSQLMDWDLIWRGLLLALILLAVARPVAVLISIPFFKYSLNEKIFISWAGLRGAVPIVLATFPMIAGVKHSQLIFNIVFFVVMTSALIQGSTIPWLVKKLELSGPAKPTSPHTLEIVSIGKANAEIVEFIVNEGHNLIGKELKHIPLPEKVLINAIIRSNKLVTPVGDTRINEGDILYILTDKKSKKELKQLLK, from the coding sequence ATGCCAAGTTTTAATGTAGATTATTTTATTCTTTTATTTTCCCTGTTTCTACTTTTAGGTGTTCTAACAACTAAGTTTTCATCGCGGCTAGGCGTCCCTGCACTGGTATTGTTCATTATTCTAGGAATGGTGATGGGAAGTGATGTGCTCGGGATAATTTATTTAGATAATCCAAATATCGCTCAATTAATAGGTGTAGTGGCTTTAATTATTATTTTGTTTGAAGGTGGACTTCAAACAAAATGGTCAACAGTAAAAAAAGTAGTTTATCCTTCTTTATCACTTGCGACAGTTGGCGTTTTGATAACAACATCAATTGTCGCAACGGCAGCTAGGTTAGTTTTAGACGTAGGTTGGTTAGAATCTTTTCTAGTAGGAGCCATTGTTGGTTCGACCGATGCTGCCGCGGTATTTGCCGTATTGTCTGGCCAAAATGTAAAAGATAAGTTGTCAGCTACACTTGAAGCCGAATCGGGTACAAACGACCCAATGGCGGTGTTTTTAACTTTGTCTATTATTCAATTGCTGACGAATGAGCAAGCAAATGTCTTTCTATTAATCGGATCATTTTTCTGGCAGATGACGGCCGGGGTAGTTATTGGCTATTTCCTTGGAAAAATTGCAACGATATCAATTAATAAGATTGCACTAGATTCAAGTGGTCTTTATCCTGTTTTTGCACTAAGCTTTGCTATTTTAACTTATAGTTTAACGGCATTAATGAATGCAAGTGGATTACTTGCAGTTTATGTTGCAGCACTGATAATTGGCAATAATGACTTAACTTATCGGCATTCGATCCTTCGATTTAATGAAGGTTTTGCGTGGATGATGCAGATTTTGATGTTTGTCATACTTGGGCTACAGGTATTTCCTTCTCAACTAATGGATTGGGACTTAATTTGGCGTGGCTTGTTATTAGCACTAATTTTATTAGCTGTTGCTAGACCTGTTGCAGTTTTAATATCTATCCCATTTTTTAAGTATAGCTTAAATGAAAAAATCTTCATATCATGGGCTGGTCTAAGAGGCGCAGTTCCAATTGTGCTAGCTACATTTCCAATGATTGCAGGTGTTAAGCATAGTCAATTGATTTTTAATATCGTGTTTTTCGTGGTAATGACATCTGCACTAATTCAGGGCTCAACGATTCCCTGGCTTGTTAAGAAATTAGAGTTAAGTGGTCCAGCAAAACCAACCTCACCTCACACACTAGAAATTGTATCGATAGGTAAGGCTAACGCAGAAATTGTAGAATTTATTGTAAACGAGGGTCATAATTTAATTGGTAAGGAATTAAAGCACATACCTTTACCAGAAAAAGTATTAATAAATGCAATTATAAGAAGCAATAAACTCGTAACTCCCGTAGGTGATACTCGGATTAATGAAGGTGATATTCTCTATATTTTAACAGACAAAAAAAGCAAAAAAGAACTTAAACAACTATTAAAATAA
- a CDS encoding MOSC domain-containing protein produces the protein MLKEIISINIGRPIVIEYNGKELKTGLYKKQISEPIYLGKINFAGDAQADLIHHGGEDKAVCVYPYEHYIYWEKVLNRKLDNGAFGENLTVKGMVESSVCIGDIYQISGAKVQVSQPRQPCFKLANRYGDPQLIEKVQTTGYTGYYFKVLEEGWVNPNDTIELLEKHHLNITIQFANNIMHHDKENRDAIQEILAVDSLSASWRETLTKRLLE, from the coding sequence ATGTTAAAGGAAATTATCTCGATCAATATCGGCAGACCAATTGTAATTGAATATAATGGAAAAGAACTAAAAACTGGACTATATAAAAAGCAAATCTCAGAGCCTATATATTTAGGGAAAATAAATTTCGCTGGTGACGCGCAGGCAGATCTTATACATCATGGCGGTGAAGATAAAGCTGTATGCGTGTATCCATATGAGCATTATATATATTGGGAAAAAGTTTTAAATAGAAAACTTGATAACGGGGCATTTGGAGAAAATCTAACAGTAAAAGGCATGGTAGAATCGTCTGTGTGCATAGGCGATATATATCAAATAAGTGGGGCAAAAGTGCAGGTTAGCCAACCAAGGCAACCTTGCTTTAAGTTAGCTAATCGCTATGGTGATCCACAATTAATTGAAAAAGTCCAAACTACAGGCTATACAGGCTATTACTTTAAAGTGCTTGAAGAAGGCTGGGTAAATCCTAATGACACTATTGAATTATTAGAAAAACATCATCTGAACATCACAATTCAATTTGCAAATAACATTATGCATCATGATAAAGAGAATAGAGATGCGATTCAAGAAATTTTAGCAGTTGATTCACTTTCAGCTAGTTGGAGAGAGACGTTAACTAAACGATTGCTAGAGTAG
- a CDS encoding Crp/Fnr family transcriptional regulator, producing MCCTANCNHNVSCFSIVPVFQGMNTKDLTILQSVTKSRCYKKGEFIFREGERSETLFIINSGLIKFSKVSEEGKEQILRLLFKGDFFGQFALLQNEDHYADAEALDETIICSIDKKFFLDTLKYNPTMAVHFINALNNRLFHADEWMSLLSLMDVEQRLARVLLLFYEKLDITNNQFTLPITKRDLASLIGTTPETLSRKLVAFSAQQLISLKQPRAIQVVNFDQLKLLAGQLGERAVAL from the coding sequence ATGTGTTGTACAGCAAACTGTAATCATAATGTTTCTTGTTTTAGCATCGTACCTGTTTTCCAGGGAATGAACACGAAGGATCTTACAATCCTACAAAGTGTTACAAAAAGTCGTTGCTATAAAAAAGGAGAGTTTATTTTTAGAGAAGGAGAACGCTCTGAAACTCTTTTCATTATCAATAGTGGTCTAATCAAATTTTCTAAAGTTTCAGAGGAGGGAAAAGAACAAATTTTACGGTTATTATTTAAAGGAGATTTCTTCGGACAATTTGCGCTACTACAAAACGAAGATCACTACGCAGATGCGGAAGCACTTGATGAAACAATTATTTGTTCTATAGACAAAAAATTTTTTTTAGATACGTTAAAATATAATCCAACGATGGCCGTTCATTTTATTAATGCCTTAAATAATAGACTTTTTCATGCCGATGAATGGATGAGCTTATTAAGTTTAATGGATGTTGAACAGCGATTAGCGCGAGTTTTATTACTTTTTTACGAGAAATTAGACATAACGAATAATCAATTTACATTACCTATCACTAAACGAGATTTAGCATCTTTAATTGGAACCACTCCTGAAACTCTGAGCCGGAAACTTGTGGCATTTTCAGCACAACAACTGATCTCACTAAAACAGCCCAGAGCCATTCAGGTAGTTAATTTTGATCAACTTAAATTATTAGCAGGACAGTTAGGCGAAAGAGCGGTCGCACTCTAA
- a CDS encoding amino acid decarboxylase encodes MLNVQKEGNKAIIDVRANILAGEHPRNEIIEYVKEAQAGTVFEIHLPKRAEPLVNALTSLGMNAIISELEPGHFRIMAVKIS; translated from the coding sequence ATGCTTAATGTACAAAAAGAAGGTAATAAAGCAATTATTGATGTTCGGGCAAACATATTAGCGGGTGAACATCCTCGTAACGAAATAATAGAATATGTAAAAGAGGCTCAAGCTGGAACGGTTTTCGAAATCCATTTACCAAAAAGAGCCGAACCATTAGTGAATGCATTAACATCTTTAGGAATGAATGCAATCATTAGTGAACTTGAACCAGGTCATTTTAGAATTATGGCAGTAAAAATAAGTTGA